The window CATTTTGTagcttttgcttcttctttctaCACTTATAGCTTATTGCTTTCTTTCTGTTTTCAGAAACTTGGGTGATACTAAATGAATGGGGGGTTGTAGtctatttataacaaaaatatagttGACTTCTCACCAGATTAGCGACGTTGTGGTTTCATTTACATCGATTCGGGCCATTCGGCCCAGTTCTTAACTTTCATACTTTGTTTTAAAGTCCATTTGAAAAATTCTTTATCGAACAGCTTTTTGTTATCGAACGCATTTGTATTACGATTTTCTAACTAAAAGCGAGATAGATAACAACGCTATATATGGTAAAAAAACAAGTCATTCTCATATAACATGACACGataataataagtatatatagTCTTATGAACATGTATTTATGGATCCTACTATAAAGTTATCTCCTAAAAGGTTCTAGTAATtgtataatttttgaaaatagtaTATTTGTCTATTGCATTTTCAAGTTAGTTAGAGTGAATGTAATGTCATCAAAATATACCATTAACACAATTAACAAAAGGAATGAAATAAATGAAAtcgaataaaatatatatatgcatgcatgACTTTAGTTTCCCTTTAAAATCAAACTACTGAACAGATGATAAACATTGGAGAGCTATATTCCATGAATAATCTTCGAGCATTGGACCTTAATCCACTTGTAGCTCTTTCTCCAAGATGTCTTCATCTTTCCTTCGACTGAATAAATCTTGTACTTCGCCACTCGTCTCTTTCTCTTCATCTCCGGATCGTTCCACCATCCTCCGATTATTACATTTATTAACAGACCCACATATAATGTTAGAAACATTTTAAactctattaaaaatattgatatacTGTTAAACGCGGATTATGTGTTCATATGTTTGTACATTGTACAACTAGACTCGTCAATGTAAATGTAGCAATAGAATGTTGTCAGAAGATTTGTTGTAGTCTATAAACCATATGAttcttctaaaaaaaaaaaaaaattaccttttaACGATGTTGAATGAGAAGAAGCTCTTCTCGGTCTAACGGGCAGGTCTTTGTAAGAGATCTTGCGCCATAGATCCGATGTCATGGGAGATCGGTTGCGTTTTGATTCCCTAACAACGTAAATCCCTCTCACCGGTTTTAAATCGGCAGGATCAACCAATTGGAGGTTCCGATCTCCTTCATACGATTTGTAAGATCGTATTCTAGGAGACTGGAAATCCTCCATCTCAGTAttgtctctctcttgttctacttttcctttttatgttttatattccgATGAATTAATTAGAATATCTATTAGTGTTTGGTTTAAAACCTTGTATTTTGGGAGAGGCTATATGTGGTGGAAAGTCATCCAACAATGAGAAGAAAACGTTACAACAAAATGATCAgaatagaatgaaaaataacTTTCAAACGAACAATAGTTTCTAGAGAAATGCCAATACAAAACATCAACCGTAGTCTTGACCTTAAATAGATATGGACTCCTTTTCTTGCCTAGCTAAGTGACtctttttgtttatgttagGTTTGAATATCATCAAGGGTTTGTTTTGTTGCCATGGTTTTCTTACAGAAATTCTCTAAACAACATCGCGCTctaaatcgtttttttttttgcaacttaaATCATTTGTTCtggaagaaaatataaagaatgTTCTTAAAGATTAACATGACAATTAATAGAAAGAGAAagtgtattttaattttcttttgttcaatTAACTGAAGAACATGTTTAGGTTATCAACCCttgcatctctctctctctctctctaaagctatTTATAGAGTTACAAAACACAAAACACGTGACCAAAAACCATGTCTTTCGACATCTCCCCACTTGGTATGAAGTCCCTCTGAATATCCCAATTGATTTAGAATATTCATTTACTTTCTGAGacaatcccaaaaaaaaaacataaaacataaaaccaaaatctaaaacaacaAATAATACACTAGGGATCagtgtgtttatttttgtttgtccTATAGTATTTAGCTCAACTGTTAGCATTAAAAATATCTAGATTTTCAACATGTTTAGTAGCAACTTCATTCTGAAtcattttttaccaaaaaaataatctgaAAACTCATTTTCTACAAATGCATACTCAAAAAACTATTTGTGTGTCCATGTCGTTGTAACTTGCAATTGGGCCTTATTCGGTTTTATAATCCATCCAGATTAACTTCTTAGCCCAACGATTAATATCTGAAACGGACTTTAGGCGGGAACGAATCAGTTGCGCGTTTTTTTTTACCTGTGCTCTCCCCAAGTTATCTTACAAATTCGAATTCACACccctaattttcaaatattcatttttacacccaaaatatataatttttttccttaatATATAGCGTGGGGCCTCCTCTCTCGTTTGCTTTTCCtggaaaatttgattttgatcgTCACCAAACCGTCGAAAATCGGCGCGATCGAAGAATGAAAGGAGGAGGAACAACGAGCTGGACGACGACGTCAGTGCGGAGGAGCGGGTACAAGGCGGTGGTTGACGGAGTCGGGGGACGGCGACGAAGAGAGGAAGACATGGTCGAGATCCGCAAAGCCAAGCGAGAGGAGAGCTTGCTCAAGAAGCGTCGTGAggctcttcctcttcctcactCTCCTCCTCCCTCCGCCGCCGTTTCTCTCGATCAGAATGTTCGGTTTTGCTTATTTAACCTCTCTTATTAACGAGAAACCTggagattgattgattgatagatagatagatagatgcaTGCTTCTCGTGTTAGGATTCGTTCGCAATGGATCTTATCTAATTTTCGATCGATTCTGGTGTCTCTAGATCGTGATTGATGAATCATCTGAGTGATCTATAGCTTTTTGTTAGTGAGATCTGACCTCTGAAGGATCTCCAATGCTCTGAAATTTTCGATAATGATTATTTAGTTTCATCTGAAGTTtgaatctcaaaaaaaaaaaaaagaagaagagaagtttGAATCTCTAAGAATGAGTTTTTGAGTAGGTTCGTATGTTTGATTGGTTATACAGTTGATAAGCCGTATCTGGTCTGACAAGAAGGAGCTGTTGATCGAGGCTACTACTCAGATCAGAACGTTACTCTGTGGTGGTGAGAGACATCCCATTTAATTTCACTTATGTTAGAATGCAATGAGATGATAATGTATTTGCTGGAATGTGTTATTATCGCCACATGAGGGTTAAAGCTATGTAGGTTTATGTGAAAGTAAAGTGTATTCGCCTCTTTCTAATGCTatacctgttttttttttgggtagaaATGTTTAATGTACATGTTGAAGAAGTTATACAAGCTGGTTTGGTTCCACGCTTTGTGGAGTTCCTTACGTGGGATGACTTTCCCCAGCTTCAGGTTAGCTTTTGATACACATGTTCGTTCAGTCTGGTTTTATCACTAGCTTCACAAGCTCGATTttttctcgttttttttttttgaagtttgaagCGGCTTGGGCTTTAACAAATATTGCATCTGGAACGTCTGAGAATACTGAAGTGGTGATTGATCATGGAGCTGTTGCAATACTAGTGAGACTTCTCAGCTCACCGTACGATGGGGTCCGTGAGCAGGTATGTTATTGTGATGATAGATCATCACGTACTATGCTATGTGGTTACCTAATTCTTATGACTGCTTTGGAGCCTGTGGTTGCCTCTGCAatcgaataaaaaataaaagaaaatgacaAAGATCAGTAAATGtaactttaatatattttgttgagTTTGGTTTTCCTCTCCCAGTTTTCAGTTGTGTCTAAGCTGTATTCTTCTGTATTCTTGGACGATCAGGTTGTGTGGGCATTAGGAAATATTTCTGGAGACTCTCCTAGATGCCGTAATATAGTCCTTGGACATGGCGCTCTACCTTCTTTGTTGTTACAGCTAAACAATGGAGCTAAACTTTCTATGCTTGTAAACGCCGCTTGGACTTTGTCTAATCTTTGTAGAGGGAAGCCACAGCCTCCCTATGATCAGGTAAGTTTTGATCCAACCTGAGTTTTGTTAtaactcctctctctctctcttgcacTCTCAATATTGTGGCGTGTCATTAATAAATCCATCTTGAAAAACGCTCATGCTTAGGGTTGACTggcaattttttcttgattggaTTTGATGAATGTCGTATTCTTTCAGACATTTCACTTATTTGCTATTGTACATTATATGCCCACAGGTGAGTGCTGCATTACCAGCTCTTGCACAACTCATCCGGTTAGATGACAAGGAACTCTTGGCTTATACGTGCTGGGCGCTGGTGTATCTCTCTGATGGTTCAAATGAAAAAATACAGGCCGTTATTGAAGCCAATGTTTGTGGTCGACTTATTGGTCTTTCGGTGTGAGTTTCAAGACTTTAGCTAACCAATAAAATCCTGAGTCATTATTCTGATGGCTTTGTTTGCTTTCTGAACAGTCATCGTTCACCTTCAGTTGCCACTCCTGCTCTTCGCACCATTGGCATTGTTGTA is drawn from Brassica rapa cultivar Chiifu-401-42 chromosome A05, CAAS_Brap_v3.01, whole genome shotgun sequence and contains these coding sequences:
- the LOC103870800 gene encoding uncharacterized protein LOC103870800 yields the protein MEDFQSPRIRSYKSYEGDRNLQLVDPADLKPVRGIYVVRESKRNRSPMTSDLWRKISYKDLPVRPRRASSHSTSLKGWWNDPEMKRKRRVAKYKIYSVEGKMKTSWRKSYKWIKVQCSKIIHGI
- the LOC103870799 gene encoding importin subunit alpha-7, whose translation is MKGGGTTSWTTTSVRRSGYKAVVDGVGGRRRREEDMVEIRKAKREESLLKKRREALPLPHSPPPSAAVSLDQNLISRIWSDKKELLIEATTQIRTLLCGEMFNVHVEEVIQAGLVPRFVEFLTWDDFPQLQFEAAWALTNIASGTSENTEVVIDHGAVAILVRLLSSPYDGVREQVVWALGNISGDSPRCRNIVLGHGALPSLLLQLNNGAKLSMLVNAAWTLSNLCRGKPQPPYDQVSAALPALAQLIRLDDKELLAYTCWALVYLSDGSNEKIQAVIEANVCGRLIGLSVHRSPSVATPALRTIGIVVTGNDSQTQYIIDLQALPCLLNLLRGPYNKTIRKEACWVVSNITAGCQSQIQAVYDADVCPALVNLLRNSEFDVKYEAAWAICNAIAGGSYKQILFLVKQDCIKPLCDILTSSDTQLVMICLESLEKILKVGEACDTRHADGNQCTETNVNPHAQLIEDAEGLEKIESLQSHENSDIYEMAVKILETYWLEEEEEDEVEEEDKGRQDIVYFPVDNFANMPTPSCTLGEMYCGP